Proteins encoded in a region of the Longimicrobiaceae bacterium genome:
- a CDS encoding phage tail sheath subtilisin-like domain-containing protein gives MPQYLSPGVYVEEVASAVQPIAGVGTSTAGFVGRVADDVVMPAQPGRFVTDAAGRVTLDQNGKPTPVPFVVAPAGEPQLITSWEQFKNAFGDFQIAPPAPVPATPAAVTTPAAADAGTTPAATGTTTKPKAATPATVADVSLRNRTLAHAVYGFFNNGGTRCWVTRVLGAGSPTDVQAALDGFKAIDEIALVIVPGATDDVTQKMVVEHCKGMGDRFAILDGSQTDTLTVAGIAGGTGTSDYAAMYFPWISVWDPSRNKVDFVPPSGHIAGIFARVDGSRGVHKAPANEVVRGAVGLQKRLSIADQNGLNPDGINLIRDFGGDIKVWGARTLGGDANGEWKYVNVRRLFLFLRKSIDHGTHWVVFEPNTPALWAKITRNIVAFLTNVWRDGALFGATPQEAFYVKCDASTNPPELRDLGQVVTEIGVAVVRPAEFVIFRISQWQPGA, from the coding sequence ATGCCCCAGTATCTGTCCCCGGGAGTGTACGTCGAGGAGGTCGCGTCTGCGGTGCAGCCCATCGCGGGGGTCGGGACCAGCACGGCGGGCTTCGTAGGCCGCGTCGCCGACGACGTGGTGATGCCGGCGCAGCCGGGAAGGTTCGTGACCGACGCCGCCGGGCGCGTCACGCTGGACCAGAACGGCAAGCCCACGCCGGTGCCGTTCGTGGTGGCCCCCGCGGGCGAGCCGCAGCTCATCACGAGCTGGGAGCAGTTCAAGAACGCGTTCGGCGACTTCCAGATCGCCCCGCCCGCCCCCGTCCCCGCAACCCCCGCGGCCGTGACCACGCCCGCCGCGGCCGATGCCGGGACGACGCCCGCGGCCACCGGGACGACCACCAAGCCCAAGGCGGCGACGCCTGCCACGGTGGCGGACGTGTCGCTGCGCAACCGCACGCTGGCGCACGCGGTGTACGGCTTCTTCAACAACGGCGGCACGCGCTGCTGGGTGACCCGCGTGCTCGGCGCCGGCTCGCCCACGGACGTGCAGGCGGCGCTGGACGGCTTCAAGGCCATCGACGAGATCGCGCTGGTGATCGTGCCCGGCGCGACGGACGACGTGACGCAGAAGATGGTGGTGGAGCACTGCAAGGGGATGGGCGACCGCTTCGCCATTCTGGACGGCAGCCAGACCGACACGCTCACCGTGGCCGGCATCGCGGGCGGGACGGGCACGAGCGATTACGCGGCGATGTACTTCCCGTGGATCTCGGTGTGGGACCCGTCGCGCAACAAGGTCGACTTCGTCCCGCCCAGCGGCCACATCGCCGGCATCTTCGCGCGGGTGGACGGCAGCCGCGGGGTGCACAAGGCGCCGGCGAACGAGGTGGTGCGGGGCGCGGTGGGCCTGCAGAAGCGCCTGAGCATCGCCGACCAGAACGGGCTGAACCCCGACGGCATCAACCTGATCCGCGACTTCGGGGGCGACATCAAGGTGTGGGGCGCGCGCACGCTGGGCGGCGACGCCAATGGCGAGTGGAAGTACGTGAACGTGCGCCGGCTCTTCCTCTTCCTGCGCAAGTCGATCGACCACGGCACGCACTGGGTGGTGTTCGAGCCCAACACGCCCGCGCTGTGGGCCAAGATCACCCGCAACATCGTGGCGTTCCTCACCAACGTGTGGCGCGACGGCGCGCTCTTCGGGGCCACGCCGCAGGAGGCGTTCTACGTGAAGTGCGACGCCAGCACCAACCCGCCGGAGCTGCGCGACCTGGGGCAGGTGGTCACCGAGATCGGCGTGGCGGTGGTGCGCCCGGCCGAGTTCGTGATCTTCCGCATCAGCCAGTGGCAGCCGGGCGCGTGA
- a CDS encoding phage tail sheath subtilisin-like domain-containing protein — protein sequence MPTYSTPGVYLEEVVAARPPALRTGVPAFVGMAAAGPVLEPVELSRWSGFEAAFGPAAGQPEGGFLAHAVRGFFQNGGELCHVVRLEDPDDPEMRAVLRDASAAGADLALAALTRALATLEPLDEVDLVCAPDVMRAVARLSPPGRAATGSDEASAAADAAVRMQGEVLAHCRRTGDRFAILDALPGSRAPQAAAQAAALESADGALYLPWLRTAGDAALPGAVVPPCGHVAGIFARTDAAAGVHKSPANEALEGVLDVETVVGEAGHAAFPATVNVIRPFPRRGIRVWGARTLGGGEWTYVGVRRLFLTLRRWVARALANVTFEPVGLATWAHVERELTRYMTGLYESGALAGATPAEAFYVRCDAATNPPEVQALGHVVAEVGMAAAAPNEFVVVRVTHGAGGTTTRGPGPA from the coding sequence GTGCCCACGTACTCCACGCCCGGCGTCTACCTCGAGGAGGTGGTCGCCGCCCGGCCGCCGGCCCTGCGCACCGGCGTGCCGGCGTTCGTGGGGATGGCGGCCGCGGGGCCGGTGCTGGAGCCGGTGGAGCTGTCGCGGTGGAGCGGGTTCGAGGCGGCGTTCGGGCCGGCGGCGGGGCAGCCGGAGGGCGGCTTCCTGGCCCACGCCGTCCGCGGCTTCTTCCAGAACGGCGGCGAGCTGTGCCACGTGGTGCGGCTGGAGGACCCCGACGACCCGGAGATGCGCGCCGTGCTGCGCGACGCGTCTGCCGCGGGGGCGGACCTGGCGCTGGCGGCGCTGACCCGGGCGCTGGCCACGCTGGAGCCGCTGGACGAGGTGGACCTGGTGTGCGCGCCCGACGTGATGCGCGCCGTGGCCCGCCTCTCCCCCCCCGGCCGCGCCGCCACCGGCAGCGACGAGGCGAGCGCGGCGGCCGACGCGGCGGTGCGCATGCAGGGCGAGGTGCTGGCCCACTGCCGCCGCACCGGCGACCGCTTCGCGATCCTGGACGCGCTGCCCGGCTCGCGTGCCCCGCAGGCCGCGGCACAGGCGGCGGCGCTGGAGTCGGCCGACGGGGCGCTCTACCTCCCGTGGCTGCGGACGGCGGGCGACGCCGCGCTGCCGGGGGCCGTGGTGCCGCCGTGCGGGCACGTGGCGGGGATCTTCGCCCGTACCGACGCGGCGGCGGGTGTGCACAAGTCGCCCGCCAACGAGGCGCTGGAGGGCGTGCTGGACGTGGAGACGGTGGTGGGCGAGGCCGGCCACGCCGCCTTCCCGGCCACGGTGAACGTGATCCGCCCCTTCCCGCGCCGCGGCATCCGCGTGTGGGGGGCGCGCACGCTGGGCGGGGGCGAGTGGACGTACGTGGGCGTGCGCCGGCTCTTCCTGACCCTGCGGCGCTGGGTGGCGCGCGCGCTGGCGAACGTGACGTTCGAGCCGGTGGGCCTGGCCACCTGGGCCCACGTGGAGCGCGAGCTCACGCGCTACATGACGGGGCTGTACGAGAGCGGCGCCCTGGCCGGCGCCACGCCGGCCGAGGCCTTCTACGTCCGCTGCGACGCCGCCACCAACCCGCCCGAGGTGCAGGCGCTGGGGCACGTGGTGGCCGAGGTGGGGATGGCCGCCGCTGCACCCAACGAGTTCGTCGTCGTCCGCGTCACGCACGGCGCTGGCGGCACCACCACCCGCGGGCCCGGTCCCGCCTAG
- a CDS encoding phage tail protein, with the protein MAVGDRKDPYRAYNFLVEIDGIVRAGFREAGGLDTTQDPIQYREGTDTLTQRKLPGLVTYSNISLKWGMTDDMEFWDWRAKAAAGKAERKNGSIVLMNDAGEEKLRWNFINGWPTKWSGPALNATGNDVALESVEIAHEGLSKA; encoded by the coding sequence ATGGCAGTGGGAGACCGCAAGGACCCGTACCGCGCATACAACTTCCTGGTGGAGATCGACGGCATCGTGCGCGCCGGCTTCCGCGAGGCGGGCGGGCTGGACACCACGCAGGACCCCATCCAGTACCGCGAGGGGACCGACACGCTCACGCAGCGCAAGCTGCCGGGGCTGGTCACCTACTCCAACATCTCCCTGAAGTGGGGGATGACCGACGACATGGAGTTCTGGGACTGGCGCGCCAAGGCGGCCGCCGGCAAGGCCGAGCGCAAGAACGGCTCGATCGTGCTGATGAACGACGCGGGCGAGGAGAAGCTGCGCTGGAACTTCATCAACGGGTGGCCCACCAAGTGGAGCGGCCCCGCGCTGAACGCCACCGGCAACGACGTGGCGCTGGAGAGCGTGGAGATCGCGCACGAGGGCCTGAGCAAGGCATGA
- a CDS encoding DUF6760 family protein: MTGYPSERLYEEVAYLSYYFHWPHAQVMAMEHRDRQRWVAEIARINERLNAQAARSG, translated from the coding sequence GTGACGGGCTACCCCTCGGAGCGCCTGTACGAGGAGGTAGCCTACCTGTCGTATTACTTCCACTGGCCCCACGCGCAGGTCATGGCGATGGAGCACCGCGACCGGCAGCGCTGGGTGGCCGAGATCGCACGCATCAACGAGCGGCTGAACGCGCAGGCTGCCCGCAGCGGCTGA
- a CDS encoding phage tail protein, giving the protein MLNAAFTAATGLLGIRNDPYMGFNFLVEIDGLIVGGFSEVTGLAVETEVEEYREGGLNAYVHKLAGPTRYSANLVLKRGLTDIETLWSWHQDVVKGKVKRKNGSIYLLDARRLPAMWWNFADAYPVKWSGPDFRAEQGAVATETVELVHRGIEKPFASSALSAARMLGGAISDVAG; this is encoded by the coding sequence ATGCTGAACGCGGCGTTCACCGCGGCCACGGGCCTGCTGGGCATTCGCAACGACCCGTACATGGGCTTCAACTTCCTGGTGGAGATCGACGGGTTGATCGTGGGCGGGTTCAGCGAGGTGACGGGCCTGGCGGTGGAGACCGAGGTCGAGGAGTACCGCGAGGGCGGGCTGAACGCGTACGTGCACAAGCTGGCCGGCCCCACCCGCTACAGTGCCAACCTAGTCCTCAAGCGCGGGCTGACCGACATCGAGACGCTGTGGAGCTGGCACCAGGACGTGGTGAAGGGCAAGGTGAAGCGGAAGAACGGCTCCATCTACCTCCTGGACGCGCGGCGGCTCCCCGCGATGTGGTGGAACTTCGCGGATGCGTACCCGGTGAAGTGGAGCGGCCCGGACTTCCGCGCCGAGCAGGGCGCCGTCGCCACCGAGACGGTGGAGCTGGTGCACCGCGGCATCGAGAAGCCGTTCGCCAGCAGCGCGCTCTCGGCGGCGCGGATGCTGGGCGGGGCCATCTCGGACGTGGCCGGATGA